One Lepus europaeus isolate LE1 chromosome 4, mLepTim1.pri, whole genome shotgun sequence genomic window, ggGCCTCCCAGTGCCCCCTtccccccagggcccctgccccctctcagCGCCCTCCTTCCACAGCTACGTGCTGACCCTGGTCACCGATGGCATGCGCAGTGTCCGTGCCTTCCACTTCGACAAGGCGGCTGCCAGCGTCCTTACCACCAGCGTGAGTTGGGGCTGCAGGGGGGGCCCTGGTGCGGCACGGCCCCGCCCTCACCTGCCCCCCTTTCAGATGGTCACGATGGAGCCCGGGTACCTGTTCCTGGGCTCTCGCCTGGGCAACTCCCTCCTCCTCAAGTATACGGAGAAGCTGCAGGAGCCCCCGGCCAGCGCAGACAAGGTGGGTGCCCCGGGCCTGCCGGGTGGCTTCCCCTGTCTTGGGCCTGGGGCCGCTCACCGCCCCCTCCTGCCTCACAGGAAGAGCCTCCCTCCAAGAAGAAGCGAGTGGACACCACTGTGGGCTGGTCAGGTGAGGGTCCCGGGGCGGTGGCTGCGTGGGGCGGGGCCGAGTGGCCCAGCTGGGCTCAGACGGGCTCTGTGCTGCAGGGAGCAAGTCGGTGCCGCAGGACGACGTGGATGAGATCGAGGTGTACGGCAGCGAGGCCCAGTCGGGCACACAGCTGGCCACCTACTCGTTTGAGGTGAGGCTCGGGGTGGCGGTGGGGGGCTGCCCCCGCCAGCCCAGCTGACCCGTGGTGTGCCCGCAGGTGTGTGACAGCATCCTCAACATCGGGCCCTGTGCCAACGCTGCCATGGGCGAGCCCGCCTTCCTCTCCGAAgaggtgcctggggctgggtgggggtggctgggatgcccggggtggggagggggtgctcaCACCCACCCTGTTCAGTTTCAGAACAGCCCTGAGCCGGACCTGGAGGTCGTGGTGTGCTCCGGCTACGGAAAGAACGGGGCTCTCTCCGTGCTGCAGGTATGTAGGGCAGGTGGGCGCGTCCTTGTGGCAGCTGCCTGGgttgaccccaccccaccctctccaTTCCAGAAAAGTATCCGGCCCCAGGTGGTGACGACCTTTGAACTTCCTGGCTGCTACGACATGTGGACCGTCATCGCACCTGTGCACAAGGAGGAGGTAGAGATGACCGGGCTGTGGGGAGGCGCCAGGCATCaggtgccacacacctgccctgccctgagcGTCCTGCTCCCCAACTGCCTCTGCAGGAAGACACCCCCAAGGGGGAGGGCTCGGAGCAGGAGGCGGGGACCCCTGAGGCGGAGGACGACGGGCGCCGACACGGCTTCCTCATTCTGAGTCGAGAAGATTCTACCATggtgagggctggggcctgggcagggtcccctgcatgtgtgtgtggggagggttcACCTCCCACTGTCGCCCCCAGATCCTGCAGAGGGGCCGGGAGATCATGGAGGCCAGGGttccctgcgtgtgtgtgtgggggggttcaCCTCCCACTGTCGCCCCCAGATCCTGCAGAGGGGCCGGGAGATCATGGAGGCCAGGGttccctgcgtgtgtgtgtgtgggggggttcaCCTCCCACTGTCGCCCCCAGATCCTGCAGAGGGGCCGGGAGATCATGGAGGCCAGGGTTCCCtgcgtgtgtgtgggggggtgttcaCCTCCCACTGTCGCCCCCAGATCCTGCAGAGGGGCCGGGAGATCATGGAGGCCAGGGttccctgcgtgtgtgtgtgggggggttcaCCTCCCACTGTCGCCCCCAGATCCTGCAGACGGGCCAGGAGATCATGGAGCTGGACACCAGTGGCTTTGCCACACAGGGCCCCACGGTGTTTGCCGGGAACATCGGGGATAACCGCTACATAGTCCAAGTGTCACCGCTGGGCATCCGCCTGCTGGAAGGAGGTGGGGTTGGGCGGCCGCTGGGTCCCGAAGAGCGGGCGTGTGCTGACAGCCATGCCCgctgccctgggccagcagccGGGTGGGCCGCTGGGTCCCGCGGAGGCGGGCGTGTGCTGACAGCTGTGCCTGCTGCCCTGTGCCCGCAGTGAACCAGCTGCACTTCATCCCCGTGGACCTGGGCGCCCCCATCGTGCAGTGTGCCGTGGCTGACCCCTACGTGGTCATCATGAGTGCCGAGGGCCACGTCACCATGTTCCTGCTCAAGAGCGACTCCTACGGGGGCCGCCACCACCGCCTGGCGCTGCACAAGCCCCCGCTGCACCATGTaggcccccagcccggcccctgccATCTCCCCCCACCCATGTCCCTGCCCGAGGCTGAGCCCTGTGTCTCCCCGCAGCAGTCCAAGGTGATCGCGCTGTGCCTGTACCGGGACGTCAGTGGCATGTTCACCACAGAGAGCCGCCTGGGCGGGGCCCGCGATGAGCTCGGCGGCCGGAGCAGCATGGAGGCCGAGGGCCTGGGCTCGGAGACCAGGTGAGCaggcgctgggggcggggcgtcGGGTTCCCGGGCAGCCTGTGAccacctgccacccccagccccacggtGGACGACGAGGAGGAGATGCTGTACGGCGACTCGGGCTCCCTCTTCAGCCCCAGCAAGGAGGAGGCCCGCAGGAGtagccagcctcctgctgaccGGGACCCTGCGCCCTTCCGCGCTGAGCCTACGCACTGGTGTCTGCTGGTGCGGGAGAACGGCACCatggaggtgggcggggcccgaGCGAGGGGTGGGGCGGAGGGTGGGTGGGTCACAGAGGAGGGGCGCTTCCACACAGCAGGGCGCCCCTCTTGCCTCCACCAACTGCTGCTTGCTCCCTCAGATCTACCAGCTCCCCGATTGGCGGCTGGTGTTCCTGGTGAAGAACTTCCCTGTGGGGCAGCGGGTCCTGGTGGACAGCTCCTTTGGACAGCCCACCACCCAAGGCCCTGAGGCCCGCAAGGAGGAGGCCACGCGCCAAGGGGAGCTGCCCCTGGTCAAGGAGGTGCTGCTGGTGGCCCTGGGGAGCCGCCAGAGCAGGCCCTACCTGCTGGTGAGtgggagccccgccccgccccgccccgccccgccccacccacctACGCACAGCACCTAGCatagccccgccccgcccgcccaggCACAGCACCTAGCACAGCCCCTCCCCGCAGGTGCATGTGGACCAGGAGCTGCTCATCTACGAGGCCTTCCCCCACGACTCACAGCTTGGCCAGGGCAACCTCAAAGTCCGGTTCAAGAAGGTGCGAGGGGTGGGGAGAGCCTGGggaaggctgggggctgggccagtggGGCCTTCACAGTGCCCGCCCCCAGGTCCCCCACAACATCAACTTCCGGGAGAAGAAGCCGAAGCCGTCCAAGAAGAAGGCGGAAGGCGGCAGCAGcgaggaggggccggggccgcggggccgcgTGGCTCGCTTCCGCTACTTTGAGGACATCTACGGCTACTCAGGGGTAGGCTGGTGCCttcctggggcggggcggggcggggcggggcctctgtGCATGCTCACGCGCCTGCCTCCAGGTGTTCATCTGTGGCCCCTCCCCGCACTGGCTGCTGGTGACGGCTCGGGGGGCCCTGCGGCTGCACCCGATGGGCATCGATGGCCCCATTGACTCTTTTGCCCCGTTCCACAACGTCAACTGCCCCCGTGGCTTCCTCTACTTCAACAGACAGGTAGAGTGGCCCTGGGCCCGCAGAACAAGGACCCTCAGCTGTGCTGGGGCCAGGGGTGACCCAAGGGGTGGTATCCAGAGTTTAACGTGGGGAGGGCTGCAGGACGTGGGCCCGACAGCCCTAGCTGGAGGAGCCCTTCCTCGGGGCTGTGTGTCGGCGGCATGCACCCTCCATGAGCCATTTCCTGCAATGGGCCACCAAGGTGAGTGCTTCCCAGGGCTTTCCAGTGGACGGTCCGTGCTCCCTCTGCAGGGCCTCTGTCTCCAGTCGTAGGGGAGTCCCTGAGGGGGGAGCTCACCAGCAGAAGCTGAGGTGCCCAGGCCAGCGCCTGCATGCAGCAGCCCTGTAGGTCTCCTGGGCCCGGGGCCAGGCTCAGCTGACCCCTTCCACCCGCCCCAGGGAGAGCTGAGGATCAGTGTCCTGCCTGCCTACCTGTCCTACGACGCCCCCTGGCCCGTCAGGAAGATACCACTGCGCTGCACAGCCCACTACGTGGCCTACCACGTGGAGTCCAAGGTCTGCGCCCTGCCCCGCGCTTCTCCCCCAGGGAACCACGGTCTGtgtgccccgccctgccccttcctccagaGACCTGTGGGTCTGGCTCCTGACCTGTGGCACCCGCTGGTTGCCAGGTGTACGCTGTGGCCACCAGCACCAACACCCCGTGTACCCGCATCCCACGCATGACGGGCGAGGAGAAGGAGTTTGAGAGCATCGAGAGAGGTGGGTCCTGCTCAGggggccctgtgctgggcacAGCCCCACCCTGACCTCAGCGTGTCCCACAGATGACCGATACGTCCACCCCCAGCAAGAGGCCTTCTCCATCCAGCTCATCTCCCCGGTCAGCTGGGAGGCCATTCCCAACGCCAGGTGAGGCTGGGTCTGGGCGGGGCGGGAGGGCCTGGCGGGGCGGCCTGGCCTCCtgaccaccccctccccaggatcGAACTGGAGGAGTGGGAGCACGTGACCTGCATGAAGACCGTGTCGCTGCGCAGCGAGGAGACCGTGTCCGGCCTCAAGGGCTATGTGGCCGCGGGGACCTGCCTCATGCAAGGCGAGGAGGTCACATGTCGCGGGCGGGTaaggcccaggggcccagggctcaCCCAGGGCGCCCGGCCGCCCCTGTGCCACCCACACGTCCCCCTGCCCTGCAGATCCTCATCATGGATGTGATCGAGGTGGTGCCTGAGCCCGGCCAGCCCCTGACCAAGAACAAGTTCAAGGTCCTGTATGAAAAGGAGCAGAAGGGGCCGGTGACCGCTCTGTGCCACTGCAATGGTCACCTGGTGTCCGCCATTGGCCAGAAGGTGAGCGCCCGTGCCCCAGCCCCCCGCTCTGCCCCCCATCTGCTGCccgctcacccccacccccatgtccgCAGATCTTCCTGTGGAGCCTGCGGGCCAGCGAGCTGACCGGCATGGCCTTCATCGACACGCAGCTGTACATCCACCAGATGATCAGCGTCAAGAACTTCATCTTGGCTGCCGACGTCATGAAGAGCATCTCGCTGCTGCGCTACCAGGAGGAGAGCAAGACGCTCAGCCTTGTGTCCCGGGTGTGTGGGGGCCGCGGGGGGCCTGTGGGAGCTCAGCTCGTGCCCTGCGTGTATGGGGCTTGGCAGGGGCAAGCGGCAGCCCCCGGCTGGGCCTGACGCCTCTCCCCCACAGGACGCTAAGCCCCTCGAGGTGTACAGCGTGGACTTCATGGTGGACAATGCTCAGCTGGGCTTCCTGGGTGAGTGTtggggcctgggggctgagcCAGCACGAGGCTCAGCTGGAActaactgggcccctgccccacagtgTCTGACCGAGACCGCAACCTCATGGTGTACATGTACCTGCCGGAAGGTGAGCAGGTCATGGGTctcctggggcggggcggggcggggctgggcaggcagtGACCTGAGGGGTCTCTGGCCAGCCAAGGAGAGCTTTGGGGGCATGCGCCTCCTGCGCCGGGCTGACTTCCATGTGGGCGCCCATGTCAACACCTTCTGGAGGACGCCGTGCCGAGGGGCGGCCGACGGGCCGAGCAAGAAATCGGTCATGTGGGAGAACAAGCACATCACGTGGTTCGGTGAGTGCAGGGGCGGCTGTGGCTGGACCGTGGGGACGCCGGGGCAGTCAGCCTCGctcacaccctcccccaccccccagccacaCTGGACGGCGGCAtcgggctcctgctgcccatgcAGGAGAAGACGTACCGGCGGCTGCTGATGCTGCAGAACGCACTGACCACCATGCTGCCCCACCACGCAGGCCTGAACCCACGCGCCTTCCGGTGAGcaccgcccctccccagccctgctgcccagcccaCCCCCTGCCGGACGCtgacccggccccgcccccaggatgCTGCACGTGGACCGGCGCACTCTGCAGAACGCCGTGCGGAACGTTCTGGACGGGGAGCTGCTCAGCCGCTACCTGTACCTCAGCACCATGGAGCGTGGCGAGCTGGCCAAGAAGA contains:
- the CPSF1 gene encoding cleavage and polyadenylation specificity factor subunit 1, whose amino-acid sequence is MYAVYKQAHPPTGLEFCMYCNFFNNSERNLVVAGTSQLYVYRLNRDAEAQTKNDRSTEGKAHRERLELVASFSFFGNVMSMASVQLAGAKRDALLLSFKDAKLSVVEYDPGTHDLKTLSLHYFEEPELRDGFVQNVHTPHVRVDPDGRCAAMLIYGTRLVVLPFRRESLAEEHEGLVGEGQRSSFLPSYIIDVRALDEKLLNIVDLQFLHGYYEPTLLILFEPNQTWPGRVAVRQDTCSIVAISLNITQKVHPVIWSLTSLPFDCTQALAVPKPIGGVVIFAVNSLLYLNQSVPPYGVALNSLTAGTTAFPLRTQEGVRITLDCAQAAFISYDKMVISLKGGEIYVLTLVTDGMRSVRAFHFDKAAASVLTTSMVTMEPGYLFLGSRLGNSLLLKYTEKLQEPPASADKEEPPSKKKRVDTTVGWSGSKSVPQDDVDEIEVYGSEAQSGTQLATYSFEVCDSILNIGPCANAAMGEPAFLSEEFQNSPEPDLEVVVCSGYGKNGALSVLQKSIRPQVVTTFELPGCYDMWTVIAPVHKEEEDTPKGEGSEQEAGTPEAEDDGRRHGFLILSREDSTMILQTGQEIMELDTSGFATQGPTVFAGNIGDNRYIVQVSPLGIRLLEGVNQLHFIPVDLGAPIVQCAVADPYVVIMSAEGHVTMFLLKSDSYGGRHHRLALHKPPLHHQSKVIALCLYRDVSGMFTTESRLGGARDELGGRSSMEAEGLGSETSPTVDDEEEMLYGDSGSLFSPSKEEARRSSQPPADRDPAPFRAEPTHWCLLVRENGTMEIYQLPDWRLVFLVKNFPVGQRVLVDSSFGQPTTQGPEARKEEATRQGELPLVKEVLLVALGSRQSRPYLLVHVDQELLIYEAFPHDSQLGQGNLKVRFKKVPHNINFREKKPKPSKKKAEGGSSEEGPGPRGRVARFRYFEDIYGYSGVFICGPSPHWLLVTARGALRLHPMGIDGPIDSFAPFHNVNCPRGFLYFNRQGELRISVLPAYLSYDAPWPVRKIPLRCTAHYVAYHVESKVYAVATSTNTPCTRIPRMTGEEKEFESIERDDRYVHPQQEAFSIQLISPVSWEAIPNARIELEEWEHVTCMKTVSLRSEETVSGLKGYVAAGTCLMQGEEVTCRGRILIMDVIEVVPEPGQPLTKNKFKVLYEKEQKGPVTALCHCNGHLVSAIGQKIFLWSLRASELTGMAFIDTQLYIHQMISVKNFILAADVMKSISLLRYQEESKTLSLVSRDAKPLEVYSVDFMVDNAQLGFLVSDRDRNLMVYMYLPEAKESFGGMRLLRRADFHVGAHVNTFWRTPCRGAADGPSKKSVMWENKHITWFATLDGGIGLLLPMQEKTYRRLLMLQNALTTMLPHHAGLNPRAFRMLHVDRRTLQNAVRNVLDGELLSRYLYLSTMERGELAKKIGTTPDIILDDLLETDRVTAHF